A segment of the Colletotrichum destructivum chromosome 3, complete sequence genome:
TTACCTCTACACACCTCCTATGTCCTTCAGCTACTTAACCAGTTAGTCTTTGGCCCTgtaaaggcagcctataggaaggagcttaGATACCTCAGTTAGTGGAATAAttctactattgtaggcaagagaaactttataggctgttatcaGAAGGCTTGTCTGGCAGGCTTGACGATGCAGAACATCCAAAGTGGTTGGAAATATACTGGcctatggcctgtctctgtGGCCAAACCCCTTATGAGCCCATTGCTgctcccatcaacaccagggcCATCAGATCAGGCctgcaaagggcagtctAAGGGCAGCCAAGGGCAGGCTGGAAGtaaagaagctgaaggatgggtatctgcgtcgtctgcagtgGCATGGTCAACGccaaagaagatgaaggatctggctggccaactgaAGCTATTTACAGAGCTGGAAAATCACGCTTCTACTCAACGCCTCCTATTtaggaaggtaaaaaaaggctttagtgAGCAGGCTTATCAGTTGGCAGCTGCCTAgcacaagctggagcttctgcaggcctAGGTTGCCAATACTGCAgtaagaaaaaggagggcagtccagctggatccaaacaccaagttcgccaacatcaaggacatccagaaggcccaaattgaggctggcgaaaaagaggatattacAGATAGATCCAGCGAGTCTGATTTACCCagtgaagctgaaagctgtattgtgGTGGCATCTAGGTGCAGTTAATAGTTAATTGAACAtactggtgttggtgggaatGCCCTCTTTTTTGGGTGGTCggaatgggggggtggtcggaaagtgggtatgtgacGTTACTGCAATAACCCATCTAGTTCATTTCTGCCAAGGAAAACAGGCAGTTAAGAAGACAACAAGATCGGGGTTGGCTCGTAGATGGGGCAAATGCACAACTCGACTCAAATTGTTTCAAGATCAGCATCGTTGAATTTCATTTCTCAATGCTAGTTCTATTACCGACGGGCACAATGGAAGTGTTGACCACTCTACTTCGTCGTGCCTCTTCATCAATGTCTCTTATTTAGACAGCTTCGAGTTTGAAAACTCGAACGTCTTGTCGAACCTGCGTCGACACCACTTTGAAAAATGTCAGCATTTCCTGGAGAATCTCAAAGAAGAAGTATCTCTACGTACCTCACCGCAACTAATCGGTTCATACTTTGGTGGGTTCTTTTCGTCGGTACACGTCGGCAACACGGCGCACTGCTCGTTGTGGTTGAAACCGAAAAAGAAAGGCATCGAGTACCGGTCCTCGGGGGCGTAGTTGAAGACCCGGTGCACCGTCGACTGGAAACGGTCGTTGGAAAGCCTCTGAAAGAAGTCGCCAATGTTGATGACGAAGGTGTCGGGGACTGGCGGCACCTTGATCCACTGACCATCCTTTGTAAGGACTTGCAGCCCACCAACGCTGTCTTGCCAGAGCAGGGTGAAGCACTGAAGGTCGGTGTGTGCTCCGAGAccgacgtcgatgatggcgtctTGCGCTTCAGTGTTTTTGGGGTAGTAATTGACCACACTGTCACTGTGCAGAGTGTCAGTTTGGTGAGATTCGAGATGCTGTCAAAGGGCTTGTGAAATACTCGCCTTCCTGGATATGTGATGACATCGTCAAAGTACGTCTCTGGTACATCCAACGCCAGAGCAAAAAGCTTGATAAGACTTCTCGCAAGTGTGAGACAGCTCTGCCAATAGGTAATCATTTCCTCTTTGAACGCCGGTAAATGGCTCGTTCCCTCCCACACAAAATCCTCATGTTTCATCCACGGCTTCACCTCTTCGGGCACGGCATCGGGATCCTTGGTCTCGGGATCATACCGCGGGTCATAACGAAAGCTGAACCCCTCGCGATGGTCTTTGGTCTCTGTCGGCGAAATTTGCGCAGCGCGCTTCTCTGTCCATCCGTTGAAGAACTTGGACTTCTTCTGTGCGACGAGCGCCTTCTTCTCACTGGGttgggagaagaaggtctGCGCCTGCCTGAAGGCCGCTTCTATCGTCGCCTTGGGAACGCCGTGATTCTTGATGTAAAAAAATCCCGTGTTCTCGGCCGCGTCGCggatggtggcggcgagtTCTTTGCGCTCGGACTCGGTGCCCCGGAGGTTGGAGAGATCGATGACGGGGACCTCGGAGGCGTTGCAGTCCCGAGGCGGGGTTTTCAGTACATCGCGGAACACAGTGCCATAAGCAGACATAAGCTCGAGCTTATAGCTCTGTGGCGCTTCAGTGGTCGTCGTGGTAGACATGGGAGGCGGCTGTTTTCGCAAGTCTGAGTACGGGTGAGTTTATCAAGATTAGTGGTATTGCGAGCTGCAACTGGGCTTCTGCGTAGTGAGATGCCGTGGCCGCCTTGATCAATAATTGCCGAGAAACCGTCACGAGTGGCTGTCATGCTTGAAGCCGTCCGAAGTCATGGGGTAATGGGTGAAGTAGGTTTGTGGCTCAATCAACAGCCCCTCCGAATTCCGCCGTTCTTCGCCGGAGATCCACTGAGAAATGGCACGATAGCAAGAGATAATGGCGTGCGATTTGGTTCGTTGGAGACAGGTCGGTTTCACAGTGCTTATCGCTCGGCGTCCCGGGCCGACAACGGACGGTGTGGATTACGGGGCTTATCCCGATCTTCGGAGCGACGGCGGGCTTTCCGGAGACTCTTACCCGCGGAGATCGTAACGCTTAAACACTTGGCACAGGCAAGACT
Coding sequences within it:
- a CDS encoding Putative oxoglutarate/iron-dependent dioxygenase, non-hem dioxygenase domain-containing protein, translating into MSTTTTTEAPQSYKLELMSAYGTVFRDVLKTPPRDCNASEVPVIDLSNLRGTESERKELAATIRDAAENTGFFYIKNHGVPKATIEAAFRQAQTFFSQPSEKKALVAQKKSKFFNGWTEKRAAQISPTETKDHREGFSFRYDPRYDPETKDPDAVPEEVKPWMKHEDFVWEGTSHLPAFKEEMITYWQSCLTLARSLIKLFALALDVPETYFDDVITYPGSDSVVNYYPKNTEAQDAIIDVGLGAHTDLQCFTLLWQDSVGGLQVLTKDGQWIKVPPVPDTFVINIGDFFQRLSNDRFQSTVHRVFNYAPEDRYSMPFFFGFNHNEQCAVLPTCTDEKNPPKYEPISCGEWCRRRFDKTFEFSNSKLSK